The genomic region TTGCAGCCACATTGGCTTTCTGGGTACAGCTGAGAGGAAGGGGACTCTGGATTGGAATACAAGTTGGTTCTTTTGTGCAAATCATTCTGCTCTCTTTAATAACAATTGGTACAAATTGGGAAAAGCAGGTATATTCATCAACCCTAACTTTCTTGATAATGTTGATCGTCTATTCCactattttctgtttggttggcAAGAATTTGGGAGGGAAGACGAAGAACATTTTGAATCTTATGACTTCCATTCTAAATTTTCTTAAACTGTCCCAAGAtgtgttctttttcttcaaactcCCCACTGTTTTTGTATTTCCTTGGTTTATCTTGGCCCTTAAAACAGAACATCTGTCCAAAACTAATGGTAGTAGCCATCCATAGACGCAACGTTTTATGTTTCTGAGAGGATTTTGATGTTGGTCTTTTGATGTTTCAGGCAAGTAAGGCAAGGGAGAGGATATTTGAGGGAACCCCCCAACAAGTTAATGGCTTGTGTGACAAGGCAGAGAGTAATGAGTTTTGAGAGCACGGTTCTCTCTATCGCGGGAATAAGGAGAAAGTATAAGCTTTATCCATATTCTTCTGGCACAGAAAAAATTTGTAATAACATATTCGAATATGATTCGTACATATAGACTTGTGTCCTCAATCTCCTAATAGCTTGCATTGCAGTTGCtgccaaaaaaattgaaatgtgtcACTACAATTTCATACAAAATAGGTGGTGAAATAAATTTGTGCATGACCATAGCGGTACtcttgtaacatcccacatcgcccaagggagtgatccttgtatgtatattctcatccctacctagcacgaggccttttgggagctcattggcttcgggttccatcggaactccgaagttaagcgagaggggggctagagcaatcccatgatgggtgacccactgggaagttgctcgtgagttcccaaaaacaaaaccgtgagggaatggtaagcccaaagaggacaatatcgtgctacggtggtggagcgggcccgggaagtggtctcgcccgggccgggatgtgacaatttggtatcagagcctaaccctggtcgcgtatgtgccgacgaggacgtcgggcccctaaggggggtggattgtaacatcccacatcgtccaggggagtgatccttatatgtatattcccatccctacctagcacgaggccttttgggagctcacgagcaacttcccagtgggtcacccatcatgggattgctctagcccccctctcgcttaacttcggagttccgatggaacccgcatcccacatcgcccaggggagtgatccttatatgtatattctcatccctacctagcacgaggctttttgggagctcactggcttcgggttccattggaactccgaagttaagcaagagggggctagagcaatcccatgatgggtgacccactgggaagttgctcgtgagttcccaaaaacaaaaccgtgagggaatggtaagcccaaagcggacaatatcgtgctacggtggtggagcgggccctgaaagtggtcccgcccgggtcgggatgtgacaactctTATCTATTTAGTCTTAACGCTTGAGCTCACTTCTGCCATTTTTCACTAAATTAGCATCTTTGCCACTTGACTTTGTTTATTGCTGCTAACCACACAGAGAGAAAACCCATCCAAAATGTGGAAAAACTTAGTGAGAatagaaaataacaaaaaacaaaaaatatgaggGTTGGATAATATGATACAGCAGAACTTCCAAAAGTCTCATTGTCTGTCACTTGtcaagttgttttttttttttttttttggttgaagcatGAGGTATTCTTCGGGGTAAGACTATTTTTAATGTGACTGAAGGCATTTCAGCTCATCTCTAACCACAGTCAAACAACACAtgttttttgaagttttaaccAGAAATCGTGTTTTTGTCCGGGGGATTGGTCCAAATATTTATTTACTTGGATTAATTAATCTTACACAAAAGTTGCAGTCTGAATCTACCAGCATCGACCATTCCATCCCTCAACCGTCTCGTAAAATTTATCCTGCAATACAAGTGGGGTAGGATGGACGTTTTCCTTTTACCCGGCAGCGGGGGAAATAAAACATTTTTATTGATTGCAAAAGGTGAGGAGGAAAGGAGGCTACCccatttgagagagagagtgcaTACTACAAGATCACCTATCAAGAGGGATTGTTGGCAGCGAGAGTAAGCTTTGATTTAGTGAAGAGAACGATAataaaacatttttattttctcataatAGTGTcagtttttttatattattttaaatttaaatcttgCCTGTTTTTGTAGATTAGCAAATAAATTGTACAAATTGGTCCGTTGCTCTTGCTGTCGTATTGGTCGTATACTACCACCACGCAGtcatagaaaaatgaaaacttctGGCCTCTGTCCTTGAAAAGGTATAAAATTTCTCCACATCTCCCTCCTCAATCGCCATATATATTCCAAACCTCCAACGTCATTAGGCGACTACTCATTGATTGAGCTCCACGCTTCCACAGCAGACGTCGCCATGGAAGAGAGCTTGCTATTACCAAAACGCAGAGAAGAAGAGCAGCAACAGAGAATAAATAGTACTACAAGCATTCTGACATGGACTTCTTTCTTCGAAGAAGTGAAGAGGTTGGGATGCATAGCGGGACCCATGGTTGCCGTGATTCTATCTCAGAATATGTTGCTGATCATTTCGATGATGATGGTCGGCCACCTGGGCGAGCTCGCTCTCTCAAGCTCCGCCGTCGCCATCTCCCTCTCCAACGTCACTGGCTTCAGTCTTTTCGTACGTCCTTCTTTCTTCATTCGTATCTTTTGGAATTAATGTCCAACTATTTTTGTTTGCTATGTGTTAGTAGAAATGCCAATAAAACATtctatcttttttctttcatgAATCAAGTATACATTGTTTTTCAAAATGCGAGATTCTAAACTACTATAATTTGTTGGGAAAGAGACTCGTGAgtgaaaaagttaaaacacaaaCCAAACCAGCACTATAGATTATAATATACTTCCTGCATGATTGTATTTGAATATTTGCTCTAATCTACACCCAGTTGCATTGCATCTGgacagttttaatttttttatattgggTTGCAATTTTGCTATATATTTATgctggtgctatccacacacttatttttacttctcacacacctatCTCAATTTTCGACCGTTAGATCGAATGAAATGAAGAACATCAacggataaaaattaacaaaagtgcatggaatgtgtgaatagcactaccaTATTTTTAATCACTTCTTCTGATATTCTCTGATGAATACGACACCACGGCACCAAAGATTGCCTTTGGATTCTGTCGATTTTATTGAACTATATGATATggggaatatttttgctcacacTCTTTAAGTGATGGTGATATTCGCCACTCATTTATTAccattgaatttaaattttgagatatgtGTAGCGGATAAATACAAATCTGaaaatttaatccaattcaATAGTAATAAATAGGGTGGTAAATATTACCAACAAATATGCACCGGAATCATGAATGACTTAGTTCCACTGCACTGGGTATCATCTATGACAAGAGAGTCGAGACAAAGCacaaaattttgtctttttgtttTGGCCAAAGGTTTAAGGATATACTTCATTAATTATAAGAGGTTCATTAGGATTTTGCCACCAACCGGCTGATCACGAGTTTAATTGGactttgctgctgctgctattGGGGCATCTTTGCTAAGATTCACTGCATGACAACAGTTGCGCTTTCAGATTAATTTGTCTTCTCATAAACTATTTTGTCCACTAAAAAATGCTTCCTGCGCAAACATTGTCCACAAACCACGTAGAAATTAAATCTCCGTGCACCGTGGGTTTGCAAAAAGACTGTAGATGTAAGGATGCTATGATGTATATCATGAAACCACCACTTCATTATAACCTTATAAGAAACAAATTTTGATGATGATTGAGTACGAAGTTCATCGTAGATGTAGTATTAACATCGAATAATGACGGGTTTTAGTGTGATAATGCAAGATTGAAACCATTAGCCATGCATTGCTGAAGGGTAGATCATGTACTGGTTTTTGTATGGATCTCTTTCTTACAACTAAGTGGATTTTGTAACTTGCTGTTTGAACAGTTGGGAATGGCTAGTGCATTGGAAACTCTCTGTGGTCAAGCATATGGGGCAGAACAATATCAGAAACTTGGACTTCACACTTACACTGCTATATTTTCTCTCAACTTAGTCTGTCTTCCTTTATCTTTGATATGGATTTATATGGAGAAGTTACTGATTTTCATGGGTCAAGACCCTGTAATTTCCCGCGAAGCCGGCAAGTTCACAATCTGGCTTATTCCCGCGCTTTTCGCTTATGCCACTATTCAGCCACTCATCAGATACTTTCAGACACAAAGTTTAATAATTCCTATGCTCATAAGCTCCTGTGCGACCCTTCTGTTCCATATTCCTCTGTGTTGGCTTCTAGTATTCAAGTCTGGACTGAACAACCTTGGAGGAGCATTATCAATCAGTATTTCTTATTGGGTGAATGCAATTCTACTTGGATTGTACATGAAGTTTTCTGCTACCTGTTCTAAAACCCGAGCTCCAATTTCTATGGAGGTATTCCATGGAATCGGAGAGTTCTTTCGCTTTGCCATCCCTTCTGCAATAATGATATGGTACCCagtttatttttgcattttagtCTCAGGAAGACGATTCACTATGTTTGATTCttacaatattttatttcaaacatcatttctttatttgattgatttttattgATGGTTGTAGCCTTCAGTGGTGGTCATATGAGCTGCTTATCTTGCTGTCTGGACTTTTATCAAATCCGGCTTTTGAAACTTCAGTTCTGTCTGTATGGTATATATTCTGTGTAATAAAAATCAATTTGTCAATTTGATCACCATGTAGAAGAAAAGTGATTATTCTAACTGATTGTGGTCAGTCTGCAGACGATTTCGACACTCTATGCAATGCCTTATGGGTTTGCTGCTGCAGCAAGGTATGCTCAAGCATATTTATAACATCAGATTACATTTATACCATCaacttatctttttctttcttcgcCTATTGTGCAGTACTAGAGTTTCAAATGAACTAGGAGCTGGTAACCCACAAGGTGCTCGAATAGCTACTTTTTCTGTGATGTTTCTTGCAGTCGCAGAGATAAGTATAACAACCACGACCCTCTTTGCCTGCCGGAATGTATTTGGTTACACTTTTAGCAATGAGAAAGAAGTCATCGATTACGTCACAACCATGGCTCCTCTAGTTTGCCTGGCTGCTGCCCTAGACAGTTTGCAAGGGGTcctttcaggtttttttttctttatcttctcCTATTACCAATAAACGATTGAGTTCTTTCATTTTAGTCTAATGTTATGTGTTTTGTGGATGGTTAAACCAGGTATTGCTAGAGGAACTGGGTGGCAGCATATAGGGGCTTACATAAACCTTGGAGCGTGTTATCTTTGTGGGATTCCAGTTGCAGCCACATTGGCTTTCTGGGTACAGCTGAGAGGAAGGGGCCTTTGGATTGGAATACAAGTTGGTGCTTTTGTGCAAATCGTTATGCTCTCTTTTGTAACAATTGGTACAAATTGGGAAAAGCAGGTATATTCATCAACCCTAACTTTCTTGATAATGTTGTTCTATTCCactattttctgtttggttggaAAGAATTTGGGAGGGAGATGAAGAACATTTCAAATCTTATGACTACAAGTCTAATTTTCTTAAACTGTCCCAAGATGTGTTCTATTTCTTCAAACTCTCCATGGCTTTGGTATTTCCTTAATGGTAGTAGCCATCTATAGACGCAACAATTTACATTGCTGAAAGGATTTTGATGTTTCAGGCAGCTAAGGCAAGGGAGAGGATATTTGAGGGAAGCTCCCCACAAGTTAATGACTTGTGTTTCAAGGCAGAGAGTAATGAGTTTTGAGGAGCACAATTTTCTCTGTCGCTTGAATAAGAAGAAAGTATTAGCTTTATCCATTCTTCTGGcactaaaaaaatttgtaataaCATATTCGAATATGATTCATACATATAGACTTGTGGTATTCGGTCTTGACTACGATCAAGTGAGATAGACGTTCTCGAATGCAACATGGTGTCCTGAATCTACTGATAGCTTGCATTGCAGTACCTGCCCAACATCTGTATCAGAATGTCTCCGGAAAGTGTACTGCAATATCCGGCAAGAAAGAACAGCTGAGTTCTGAATCAGCAAatttatcatgataagatgtgTAAAGTTGACAAAAACTCAGCTGAGTTATGCAATTTATTCACACATCCAATACAAGGATTACTTCTTTCTCAACCCCTATATCGAAAATTAACGTGTAAAacgtgatttttattttttattcatttcaaaTCAGCCGTATAATATTTGCTCTGTTTTTCTTGCTGTCACATTGGCTCTTTTTTTGTAGCCTAGCAAATAAAGCAAGCAAATAATTGCTCCATTTTtgtataatattaaaaaaatctgcACAGAATCTTTAGAAAATATGTAAACTACCACTATGCAAATAATGATGCTACATAACTGGTTTGCTTCTCTTGCTGTCATATTGGCGGTATACAAACCACTCTTTGCAAATGCCGCCGCGGCGATTGAGTTCCACAGCAAAAGACACAGCCATGGAAGGGAGCTTGCTATTGTCAGATTACAGTAAAGAGCAACAAAGAAGAAGTAGAAATTCAAGTAGTAGTAGTTGTTGTCTGACATGGGGTTCTTTTTTCGAAGAAGTGAAGAGGTTGGGAGGCATTGCAGGACCCATGGTTGCTGTGGTTCTTTCCCACTTCATCCTGCGGTTCATTTCAGTGACGATGGTTGGTCACCTGCGTGAACTTGCTCTCTCCAGCTCCTCCATTGCTTTCTCCCTCGCCGGCATCACCAGGTTCAGTCTTTTTGTAAGTCTCTATCTTccttccatcttcttcttcatcttttgtTTGGTTTCTGTTGGTAGAAATCCCAATTAACCTTACCATGTATAGAATGCATGAAACTTCTGTTCTGTTTTTATGAATCAAAAGTCCATATCTTTTCACAATATGATATTCTAAGCTACTACGTCTATTGAGATGAGATTTGAACTCGGGTACAAACTGCCATGATCAACTGGCATAACCACATAAATTTTAGCGTAGAAATAATCTGTCTCGCAAAACTAATTTGATTTGTAACTTGCTGTTTGAACCGACAGGAGTGGCAAGTGCACTGGAAACTCTGTGTGGGCATGCATATGGAGCAGAACAATGTCAGAAACTTGGACTTGAAACTTACACTGCCATATTTTCTCTCAACTTGGTTTGTCTTCCTTTATCTTTGATATGGATTTATATGGAGGAGATACTGATTTTCACCGGTCAAGACCCTGTGATTTCTCGTGAAGCCGGCAAGTTCATAATCTGGCTTATTCCTGCTCTATTTGCTTATGCAACTCTTCATCCACTCGTTCGGTACTTCCAAACTCAGAGTTTATTAACGCCTATGGTCATAAGTTCTTTCGCCACTCTTTTATTCCATATTCCTCTCTGCTGGATTCTAATATTCAAGTCTGGATTGGATACACCGTGTTGCACTGTGCAGCAGAGTCAGGACATGCGGAAGCGATTGAGATGTTGGTAAAGAAAGGAGATGATGCTGAAGCTTGAACTAACAAAGGTGTGACTGCACTGCAGATTGCTGAGTCTTTGCACTACGTTGGGATTACTAGGATACTTATTCATAGAGGTGCAACAAAAGACAATAGTAATATGGCACATATCTTGACCCAGGCCTCAATTTCATTTGGgaaaaaatctatgggactagaGGAGGAgatcatcaaaagaggaatgaagaagaagaaatcgaGTCAAGCTAAAGCTCTTTGTGGGAGCTTCGATCGTTCGATGCCTTTGGCTGTTGTTTAGCTAGTAAAGCTGGAACTAATATTGGTGCATTGGTATTTTGATAAACGTAGGATAAattggaggattcaaaacttcaaaatcacgatccatcaataaataaataaacttggtTTTCTCTATGAgagctattagggttttagccgGAATGAACGTAGGATAGACAAAGAGTGATCCTAGGGTTTAATTATAATGTTTGAGTTTATTgataattttg from Pyrus communis chromosome 4, drPyrComm1.1, whole genome shotgun sequence harbors:
- the LOC137731735 gene encoding protein DETOXIFICATION 12-like, which codes for MEESLLLPKRREEEQQQRINSTTSILTWTSFFEEVKRLGCIAGPMVAVILSQNMLLIISMMMVGHLGELALSSSAVAISLSNVTGFSLFLGMASALETLCGQAYGAEQYQKLGLHTYTAIFSLNLVCLPLSLIWIYMEKLLIFMGQDPVISREAGKFTIWLIPALFAYATIQPLIRYFQTQSLIIPMLISSCATLLFHIPLCWLLVFKSGLNNLGGALSISISYWVNAILLGLYMKFSATCSKTRAPISMEVFHGIGEFFRFAIPSAIMICLQWWSYELLILLSGLLSNPAFETSVLSVCLQTISTLYAMPYGFAAAASTRVSNELGAGNPQGARIATFSVMFLAVAEISITTTTLFACRNVFGYTFSNEKEVIDYVTTMAPLVCLAAALDSLQGVLSGIARGTGWQHIGAYINLGACYLCGIPVAATLAFWVQLRGRGLWIGIQVGAFVQIVMLSFVTIGTNWEKQAAKARERIFEGSSPQVNDLCFKAESNEF